From one Xiphophorus hellerii strain 12219 chromosome 18, Xiphophorus_hellerii-4.1, whole genome shotgun sequence genomic stretch:
- the exosc5 gene encoding exosome complex component RRP46, giving the protein MTSFSCDKHRLHREGGMMEVFPSSTVSLREFGCEQTLLSRPDGSASFVQGDTSVMAGVYGPAEVKISKEIYDRATLEVLVHPKVGLPGVRERSQEQCVRETCEASLLLSLHPRSSLTLVLQVLHDDGALLSCCLNAACMALMDAGLSMSCLFCGVTCAISADGEIITDPTASQEKESRALMTFAIDSKERRVMMSSTKGSFSVHELQQCVAVSQKASEKIFQFYRDSVRRRYSKNL; this is encoded by the exons ATGACGTCATTTAGCTGCGACAAACATCGTCTCCACCGTGAAGGCGGCATGATGGAAGTCTTTCCTTCTTCAACTGTTTCTCTCAGAGAGTTCGGGTGCGAACAAACCTTACTGTCCCGTCCTGATGGATCGGCGTCCTTCGTTCAGG GAGACACCAGTGTGATGGCGGGAGTCTACGGTCCTGCTGAGGTCAAAATCAGCAAGGAAATCTACGACCGGGCAAccctggaggttctggttcatCCCAAAGTGGGACTGCCGG GTGTGAGGGAGCGATCACAGGAACAATGTGTGCGGGAAACGTGTGAGGCGTCTCTGCTTTTATCTCTCCATCCTCGCTCGTCGCTCACGCTCGTCCTGCAGGTGCTGCACGACGACGGCGCT CTCCTGTCCTGCTGTCTGAACGCAGCCTGCATGGCTCTGATGGATGCCGGCTTGTCTATGAGTTGCCTGTTTTGTGGCGTGACCTGCGCCATCAGCGCAGACGGTGAAATCATCACAGACCCGACTGCATCTCAGGAGAAG GAAAGTCGAGCTTTGATGACTTTCGCCATCGACAGCAAAGAGCGCAGAGTGATGATGTCATCAACCAAAGGCTCGTTCTCAGTTCATGAG CTGCAGCAGTGCGTAGCCGTCAGTCAGAAAGCGTCAGAGAAGATCTTCCAGTTCTACAGAGACTCCGTCAGGCGCCGATACTCCAAGAACCTTTGA